CGCCATAGGAGAAGTCTTTACTTTTACGAATCAAcgaattttcagacaaaatgaCTAGTTCAGTTGAAGATAGCACACATTTGAACGACAATATAAACATGGAATTTGCGACTCCTGAAAAGCAAGAAGCACGTGCATTTTTGCGCGAACGATTTCTTCGTGTAATTACTGGAATTGTTGGTATGAAATTGCACTTTTTCAAAcctatttcctttttcttcaatCGAATAAAGAAATGTTGTTTTAACattcctataaatgcataatcttgtttaaatttttataataacagCTTTCCAGGAAGTTAGAGCAGTTGAGTATAAAATTGCTCAAATGTGGCGCCAGTATCAAAAAAACTGAGCCTAATGCGCGAATgtacataaattattaatttttttaatgtagaaaatattataaataaaacaatttggAAATATGAAACACAAAGAAACTACATGATAAATTTACAGTTAGaatcattattatatatattttaagactaactagaattatttgaaaagaTTCATCATGTAATcataaattatttgttataggcAAGCAAGCAGAATTTTATCTGTATGAAAATACACAGGTTTCTGCTCAATTTAGAGGTTGTGATGTGGATTGTTTAGAAGTGTATGTACGGAACTTGGAAACACCATTAGGCACAATTCCAGAAGCTGTTTTAAGAGCAAGTGACATTATTTATCTAAATATTCATGATATTAATAAAGAGTAATAAAGCTTCAAAATATAAGTAAGTAATATTAACTCTCTTATGTTACATAGGAAagaatacttttattttttaacttttttttttagtaacttatataaatatttatttacattttacaaTTCACGAACGACGCATATTTAACATTGTATTTATTTCCGAAATAATACGTCTTAAGTGATCAATGATTTCTTTAAGATGTCTATTTTTTAATACCACTTgctgaaaaaattaaatataacattttaatttatgaaaaaaatatttgtttccaatattttatattaatatttatactcACTTCCATGATTTCTTTACTTTCCTCACAAGCAAGTCTGTAGGCTTCAGAAGTCTTTTTCTCATCGGATTTCATATCCCATTCCTCTTTTAAGGGAATTAGACTTTCTATATGCGTATATTCCATACCTTGAAGTTGACAGTTTTCATtgcatttttcataaattactCTCAAACGTCTAAATAATAACTTAAGTGTCCTTAATTGTTCCTGtactttattctttttttcattAGCTAAATTTGTACCTTGTGCCATGCCTAAAATTATAATGCTGTATAACATAGTTGAATGTATATCGAAGACAATTAAGTAATCTTATTATACCATTTGGGGGTTGAAGAACTCTCAATGTTTGGAAGATTTCCAGGGTGCGACTAACAATGTCTTGTACAGTTTCTTGACCAAATCTGCATAAACTAGCAGTGTTAAATTCTTTATTTTGTTGTTGTTGAGGTGGTGGTTGCGTAGGTGGAACAGGAGTTTGTGGTGTTGCAGCTTGGTTGCCTGCTTGATTACTCTGTTGTACCATTGCaacttgttgctgttgttgtaaTTGTAATTGTTGTTGTTGCATCTGTTGTACTTGTTGTTGCATTGCAACtgattgttgttgttgttgttgttgtgccAATACTTGTTGAGCACTGGGCATACCCATAGTATTGGAGCCTACTCCACCTACACCAACTCCGACTCCTACACCAACTCCAAATTGTTGTGAATTTACCATACCTAtcaatattttgtattaatattACTATATTCCTCTAATATTTGCCTTTAGGTCACTTTTTGTAACTAATACTTGTACTATATTATACTTACTACCTTGTTGTGGCCCCATTAAGCCAGATACCATCTGTCCTCCGCCAAACTGCGTTCTCATTGCAGATTGTTGTACACTAGGGAACCCAGATGGAAATGGATGTTGCTGACCAGCCATGTTATTTCGATCTTGTCACaactttaaatttgaaaaattaaattgaatGTTAATGCGTGGTAGTGTAAAGAAAATCAggcaataattagaaaattgttAGGTTAAGTACCCTTTTAATGCTATATTTTggctatttatatatatttta
The Bombus affinis isolate iyBomAffi1 chromosome 2, iyBomAffi1.2, whole genome shotgun sequence genome window above contains:
- the LOC126923317 gene encoding gem-associated protein 7-like, which encodes MTSSVEDSTHLNDNINMEFATPEKQEARAFLRERFLRVITGIVGKQAEFYLYENTQVSAQFRGCDVDCLEVYVRNLETPLGTIPEAVLRASDIIYLNIHDINKE
- the LOC126923228 gene encoding mediator of RNA polymerase II transcription subunit 30-like isoform X1; translation: MAGQQHPFPSGFPSVQQSAMRTQFGGGQMVSGLMGPQQGSMVNSQQFGVGVGVGVGVGGVGSNTMGMPSAQQVLAQQQQQQQSVAMQQQVQQMQQQQLQLQQQQQVAMVQQSNQAGNQAATPQTPVPPTQPPPQQQQNKEFNTASLCRFGQETVQDIVSRTLEIFQTLRVLQPPNGMAQGTNLANEKKNKVQEQLRTLKLLFRRLRVIYEKCNENCQLQGMEYTHIESLIPLKEEWDMKSDEKKTSEAYRLACEESKEIMEQVVLKNRHLKEIIDHLRRIISEINTMLNMRRS
- the LOC126923228 gene encoding mediator of RNA polymerase II transcription subunit 30-like isoform X2; translation: MAGQQHPFPSGFPSVQQSAMRTQFGGGQMVSGLMGPQQGMVNSQQFGVGVGVGVGVGGVGSNTMGMPSAQQVLAQQQQQQQSVAMQQQVQQMQQQQLQLQQQQQVAMVQQSNQAGNQAATPQTPVPPTQPPPQQQQNKEFNTASLCRFGQETVQDIVSRTLEIFQTLRVLQPPNGMAQGTNLANEKKNKVQEQLRTLKLLFRRLRVIYEKCNENCQLQGMEYTHIESLIPLKEEWDMKSDEKKTSEAYRLACEESKEIMEQVVLKNRHLKEIIDHLRRIISEINTMLNMRRS